From the genome of Lutra lutra chromosome 8, mLutLut1.2, whole genome shotgun sequence:
GCAAATAGCTTCCCTCACAGCGACATGGAAACTTGTTACCAAGGAACCAGCTCGTGTTAGGGTCATCAGATTTTTTTGGTCTAGCTCAGCAAAGCCACAGCTGCTCCAGCCTTGAAAAAGGAAATGTTGGTGAATAAACGTTGGCGGTATGGTAGAAGTGGAGGGTGGAGTGAAAAGGGCAGCTGGGCCACGGGATCTGAGGACCTGTTGCTCCCAGCTTGGGTCCTGTTTTGGATTTGACTCAGCTGGGCTTTGAGGGTGAGCAGCAGGGCCCTGTCTGGCCCTTAACACTTTCTTAACCGCCATGGTTAGAATCTTTGCGCCCCCTGCTGGCAGATACAAAGACCCAGGAGTGCGTGATCTGAACCCACGCATGCGTGCCTCGCCTCAACAAGCTCAGACACAAGACGCAAAGAGACTTCAgtttaagtaataaaaatttattgagaattcCTGGGATGATGGTTATGACCTCCCGACCTGGAGGGAGGAACCAACGCTGTAGGCAATCACTCTGAAGTCACACCGTCCCAACACCTCCGGCCAACACAGGGAGGAGCAGTATCACTGCTCCGGAAACTGGTCAGGCTTTGTTCATCCAAGAAGGGTTGGGAGGACAGATGCAGGAGGGACCATCACGTGAtactggggtgggatggggggtgtGCTGGACCCCAAGCTGGCTCCTAGAAAACCAGGGGAGGAACAGATCCATTTCTTCTCCGGGAGTGGAATTCCTGGTTACCAAGCTCATTTCTTACCCTTGATGAGGCTGTCACTGTGGAAATGGGACAGACAGACAACACTATTAGAGAACATAAATGTGAGAGGCCGAGCACCTCTGGCCACTCCCTCCTCCCCGAGGGGGCGTGTGTGATGATGCAGTGGGGAAAGAGGCAGGTACTGGGAGAGGAGCTGAGAGACCCCAGAGAAACAAGGAGGTGTCAACACCTTACCTGCCCCTGTGGATACCAGGTCACCAGACgatcaggaaacaaaagagaagagaaacgcACAGGTGATTTGACAGTTTCAGGCCCCACCTGCTCTAAATCCTCCTTTGCtcccaagagaaaaagacaaatgggtGGAGCCAGGAATCTCACTCCGAGAAGAGGCTGGTTCCCTTGGCCATCACCACTTCCCACCTCTCCTTTCTAGCATCCTTCCACGCACTTAAGCAGCAATTTTAGGGCTTCCGAGTAAGAGTATGGGGTATCGTCTTTCACTACTTCTCAGGACCAAACGTCACAGCTCGAATGCTTTTGATCCCATAAAACCCAATCTTAGGAGAGTCAAGCTAGGGACTGTCAACCACCCACATTTGTAACTTTGGTTCAAAGGTGTCTTTCAAGCAACCAGACTCAGGTCCCATGCTCTGTGACACCCCACTGTATCAGTCGTGTGTCTTACCGGGTGAAACTTTCATCCTGGAGGTTCAGGACGAGGTTGTCCGCAGTGAGATAGATACGGTTCTGTGATGTGGCAATCTGTAGGGCCAGAAATAAAAAACTAGATGCTAAATAAAATACTAGATGCTAGTATTCACACCTGGACCCCAACCTTGCAATTGAAGAACCACTGATCGAATACACGTGGGTTAGGAACAGGGCTATGGCAACGAGCGATAGCCTGGTTTCTGCTCACAAAGATCCAGAGCACCGAGCTGACTGTGATGTATCAGCACCGTAACAGAGGCAGAAAAAGGCCAGGAAGCCCACAGGAATCATGCGTGATGGAGGAAGTGTGTTGGAAAAGCTGGTTTGAGTTGAAACCCCAATGAGCAAGATTCTAATCCCCTCACTCCAACGTGTTTTCACTTAAAACGATTCCAGACTCACAGCTACCTTTCGGGGAACGTGGGGCTCCCAGACTCACCGTCTTGGAGATGTTCTGGGCTGCTCGGATCTTGCGCAGTTTGATATAGCCAGGGTTCTTACTCAGGGCTTCTCCCAGGTGAGCAGGTTGGGGTTAAGGGTTCACACAAAGTCCAGTTGCAGCCCCGGGCCCAGTCTTAATACTGCAGCCCTTCTCCGGGCTGTCAGATCCAAGGTTGCGCTCAGATATCTCGTGCCTGGTCCCACCTGGTCCCCACCTGTGGGCCCCCCTGCAGGCAGCTGCCAGAAACTGGAGGCAGCAGCAGAAATGGAGGCAAGGCCGGCAGTGCTATGGATCTGCATTACGGTGGGGAGCCAGGCCTCGGGCACCCCACTAAGATTTCAGATCCCATTCCAAACCTCCACCCCCAGGGAGCCAAGGACCAGACAGCACGGAGTCGCATTCGCCTTAGTGTCATCAGCCGGcccaggagggagaaggggggaagcatCACGCTCCAGGGACTGGGCAGAGACCTCTCTCTGCAGCAGGATATCATTCTGGCTGCCTCagcctcaccctctgcctgcacGATCTTCTGCCGCTGctcctgctttgctttttctaCCAAAAACTGGGCTCGCTGGGCCTCCTGCTGAGCTGTGgtgggagagagtggggggggtgTCACAGATGTGAGGTCTCAGGGACCCCGTTCTGCCTCCTGCATTTGCAGAAGCCCTGGCCCGAGTCCTCCTGTAACTCACCCACTTGTTTGGCTTCCACAGCGGCCGTGTACTCTCGGCTGAAGCTCAGCTCCGTGATGGCCACATCATCCAGGATGAGGCTGAAGTCCTTAGCCCTCTCTGTAAGCTCCCGCCGGATCAACAAGGATACCTGGGGGTCATGGAGGGGTGGAATGAAGACTGGAGAACTGGAAGGGAGGGCGACTGCTGTGATCGTCTGAATATCAGAGCTccagaaaatggcagaaaataatCCTTTCTTGGTTCTTCAACTAGCACACCTGAGTTGGAAGGGATTTGGTCCAATCTTTCCAGTAGGTCACAGTGACTCATTTCCCACTCTCTCCAACCTATGTACCTCTGGACTTTGCTAGTGTGAGAAAACACCATGCTTCCTACTGCTTGAGCACCCATCCTGACTCGccctgtttcccacagtggccatCAGTGCAGCTCTGAGGTGAAAAAGGATCTAGGGTCGTGACCCTTTTCTAACAAGCTGCTCTTCCTAATATGCACTGCTTCAGGCctaggaaggaaggtgggaagccACGTATACGGTAACAGCTCAGACCTGGGCCCGCTGGGTGATCAACTGTGATGCATTGAACTTGGCCACCACACTCTTCAGCACCTCGTTGACGATGGATGGCAGCACTCGCTCCTCGTAGTCTAGCCCTAGGCGCTGATACATGCTGGGAAGCTCCATGGCATTCGGTCGAGACAGCACTCGCAAGGAGATGTTCACCATCTGTAGGTCTGAGAGAGAGGTCAGCAGTAGCTGGCCACGGCTCCAGGGTCCTCACTTGGCCTTTTAGCCAAAGACCCTTCTCCAAGCGTTTTTTCCTCCATATGCCGCTCTCTATACCTGGTGCAGCGCTGTGCAAGGTGACAGGCCAAATGTAGCCTCTTCCACTGTAAAGTCCTGTCGACTCGCCAGCTCTCCAACCAGTAGAGCCGACCTCTCATTTTGCTTCTGTCCTGTGTTCAACCTCTACTGTAGGCTCTCTCACACTGCATGGTAATCACCTGCCTTCTTTATGAGACTATGTGGACTTGAAGATAAGGATTGTGTTTTATGAATCCTTTATCCCCAGGGCCTAGGATTCAGGGAATGTTAAGCCATTTGCACTAAAAACAGTACAAAACAGTACAGCACAGGTGAGCTACTTGAATTAGTGTGTACATGCCTGTGTGTGAGAAAAGGGTCTGGGGAATCTCAAAGACACAGCTTCTATGGACGGTGTAGAAGGGAACAGGTGCTCCAGTGAAAAGTGGGACCAAGTCTGCCCAGGACAGAGGACAATAGTGGACAGAATTAATCAAGCAGTTAAAGAAGACAAGGCTTTACACTAAGGCTTTGATCTAGCCAGTGAATAAGAAAGGACAAACAGTGCTGTCACTGAACTTACATTAGCGGGGGTGACAGTTGATAGGTATGGGTGAACACACTGTATGTCAAGAATGTActgctctgggggtgcctgggtggctcagttggttaagtggctgccttcaactcaggtcacgatcccagagtcctgggatcgagccctgcattgggttccctgctcctcctctctctctgcctgcctctctgcctacttgtgctctgtcaaataaattaataaaatatttttaaaaatatttaaatattttatatatttataaatatatgtataaataaatatttaaatattttaaatatttaaaaaatattttattaatttatttgacagacagagatcacaagtaggcagagaggcaggcagagagagagaggaggaatcgggctctctgctcagcagaaagcccgatgcgggcctcgatcccaggaccctgggatcatgacccgagctgaaggcagagactttaacccactgagccaccc
Proteins encoded in this window:
- the PHB2 gene encoding prohibitin-2, with protein sequence MAQNLKDLAGRLPSGPRGMGTALKLLLGAGAVAYGVRESVFTVEGGHRAIFFNRIGGVQQDTILAEGLHFRIPWFQYPIIYDIRARPRKISSPTGSKDLQMVNISLRVLSRPNAMELPSMYQRLGLDYEERVLPSIVNEVLKSVVAKFNASQLITQRAQVSLLIRRELTERAKDFSLILDDVAITELSFSREYTAAVEAKQVAQQEAQRAQFLVEKAKQEQRQKIVQAEGEAEAARMLGEALSKNPGYIKLRKIRAAQNISKTIATSQNRIYLTADNLVLNLQDESFTRGSDSLIKGKK